In Ahaetulla prasina isolate Xishuangbanna chromosome 5, ASM2864084v1, whole genome shotgun sequence, the following are encoded in one genomic region:
- the RP2 gene encoding protein XRP2: MGCFFSKRRKEAKEAKAGAESGDRNGSLSAEADKQPQYSWDQRAKIDPKDYMFSGLKNETVGRLPGKVAGQQFVIQDCENCNIYIFDHSATITVDDCINCQIFLGPVKGSVFLRDCKDCKCVVACQQFRTRDCRKIEVFLCCTTQPIIESSTGMKFGCFQYYYPELALQLKDAGLSIFNNTWSNIHDFTPASEENNWGLLAEDALVQDYVPLPTTEELKVVRISTDVNKSIIPITLGGRPKKSEESCLVVFFAGDYTTANARKLIDEMTGKGFWLIQTKEVSMKADDAQRVFQQRASEFIPLLDKGPVVALEFNGDGSIAACQDNVVNVFSGAQVFVSEDKLSASREIDNFFNFADMQMGM; this comes from the exons ATGGGCTGCTTCTTCTCCAAGAGGCGGAAGGAGGCCAAAGAGGCGAAGGCTGGCGCGGAGAGCGGAGACCGGAATGGCTCTCTGTCCGCCGAGGCCGACAAACAGCCACAGTATAGTTGGGACCAGCGAGCCAAG ATTGATCCGAAAGATTACATGTTTTCTGGACTCAAGAATGAAACAGTTGGACGTTTACCTGGGAAAGTTGCAGGGCAACAGTTTGTCATTCAGGACTGTGAGAAttgcaatatttatatatttgatcaTTCTGCAACAATCactgttgatgattgtataaacTGCCAAATTTTTCTAGGACCTGTAAAAGGCAGTGTGTTTTTGCGTGACTGCAAAGACTGTAAGTGTGTTGTGGCATGCCAACAATTTCGTACTCGAGACTGCCGAAAGATAGAAGTATTTCTGTGCTGTACCACCCAGCCCATTATTGAATCTTCTACAGGTATGAAATTTGGCTGTTTCCAATACTATTATCCAGAGCTGGCTTTGCAGTTGAAAGATGCTGGGCTAAGCATCTTTAACAACACATGGAGCAATATCCATGACTTCACACCAGCTTCAGAGGAAAATAACTGGGGTCTTCTAGCTGAGGATGCTTTAGTTCAAGACTATGTACCATTGCCGACTACTGAAGAATTAAAAGTTGTGAGGATTTCAACTGATGTCAACAAGAGCATAATTCCAATAACCCTGGGAGGACGACCCAAAAAAAGTGAGGAATCTTGCTTAGTAGTGTTCTTTGCTGGAGATTATACAACTGCCAATGCAAGGAAGTTAATTGATGAG ATGACTGGCAAAGGCTTTTGGCTGATACAGACAAAAGAAGTTTCAATGAAAGCTGATGATGCTCAACGAGTGTTCCAGCAAAGAGCATCTGAATTCATCCCGTTACTTGACAAAG GTCCTGTTGTTGCTTTAGAGTTTAATGGAGATGGTTCTATAGCAGCCTGTCAGGACAATGTTGTTAATGTCTTCAGTGGAGCTCAG GTTTTTGTATCTGAGGACAAGTTGTCTGCTTCAAGAGAAATAGacaatttctttaattttgctgatatgcAGATGGGAATGTGA